One region of Triticum aestivum cultivar Chinese Spring chromosome 6B, IWGSC CS RefSeq v2.1, whole genome shotgun sequence genomic DNA includes:
- the LOC123137234 gene encoding uncharacterized protein isoform X2 produces the protein MASASGSGKAKGGGGHGGTSESGKRYKFDAALIDAQLMKRCDSRISEADWKNLITYWRSSVFEAVKLVHQPRRDQVYIETNTCKKGDKKGSYVPQAEATIKYLVEKAEKRTEWKEKAFKKVICLHMYVE, from the exons ATGGCAAGCGCAAGTGGAAGCGGAAAAGCTAAAGGTGGTGGTGGTCATGGAGGAACATCTGAAAGCGGTAAGAGGTACAAGTTTGATGCCGCGCTGATTGATGCACAACTTATGAAAAGATGTGACAGTAGAATTAGTGAAGCTGACTGGAAGAACCTTATTACTTACTGGAGATCTTCGGTATTTGAA GCTGTCAAACTTGTCCATCAGCCTCGAAGAGATCAAGTTTATATCGAGACAAATACATGCAAGAAAGGGGATAAGAAAGGGAGTTATGTGCCGCAGGCAGAAGCAACAATT AAATATCTCGTAGAGAAAGCTGAAAAGCGCACTGAATGGAAGGAAaaagcattcaagaaggtgatctgTTTGCACATGTATGTGGAATGA
- the LOC123137234 gene encoding uncharacterized protein isoform X1 has translation MPSHRRPDTARGYRRSISTPYHRRPIPPCLYSAARRSHASKHRRASIAPLHAVLPLQRSPTLSCISTAGPTPSCSLSGWPPLSTATSSTVAAFLPGPTSPMSTTKAHAAVAAIWIGAACGWARASMRLRERITPAAGNGELRRWETSRCSSGQGTSCFYYSLVLRFAVYCCQLV, from the exons ATGCCGTCccaccgccgccccgacaccgCCCGGGGCTACCGCCGGTCGATCTCGACGCCGTACCACCGCCGCCCCATACCGCCATGCCTCTACAGCGCCGCCCGACGCAGCCATGCCTCTAAACACCGCCGTGCCTCTATAGCACCGCTCCACGCCGTCCTGCCCCTTCAGCGCAGCCCAACGTTGTCCTGCATCTCCACTGCCGGCCCAACGCCTTCCTGCTCTCTCTCCGGGTGGCCGCCTCTCTCCACGGCCACATCCAGCACAGTTGCCGCCTTCCTCCCTGGCCCGACCTCCCCCATGTCCACCACGAAAGCACACGCAGCGGTGGCGGCGATTTGGATCGGGGCAGCGTGCGGCTGGGCAAGGGCATCGATGCGGCTGAG GGAAAGGATTACTCCGGCGGCGGGGAACGGGGAGCTCCGGCGGTGGGAAACAAGTAGATGTTCCAGTGGACAAGGCACCTCATGCTTTTATTATTCTCTGGTTCTCCGATTTGCTGTGTACTGCTGCCAGCTAGTCTGA